The following is a genomic window from Peptostreptococcaceae bacterium.
AACAGTGTCTAATACGCAAACATCAGTTGCTGCACCAACAACTACTAAATTAGTAATATTCTTCTGTTTTAGTAAGGTATTTAAATTGGTATTAAAAAATGCATTCCATCTGTTTTTTACAATAAGCTCTTCTCCATCTCTAGGTATTAATGGCGGTATAATTTCAGCATCTAATGAACCTTTAACAAAATGTTGAAGCTTTTTTACCTCAAATCTGTTATCTAACATTTGCCAATCACTAAAATCTTCTTCATACTCTGTTTTAATATTAACAACCAACATTTCATTTTCATTAAAGAAATCCTTCAACATGACCATTGGTGTCACAATATCTTCTTGTTTGGTTACATCAACATTTAACATCTTTACTAATGACCCATCTGGTGCACCACCACCATATTGCATATCGATTACTATTAACGCAGTTTCTTTTTTATTTAACATAATAGTTCCCCTTTCGAATAGATTAACAATTACATTATATAATACATATAAATATTTCACCATAATAGAAAAGCATAATAGTCACTTTTTATCACTGATAAATATACAACACAGGTAGAGACAGTTGCTCTGCTAAGTAAAAATGAAAATTTATGTCGTTAAAAACAATGTACTACCGAAAATCAATTCATAAGGATAAAAGGTCGTAGATTGTCAGTTGAGCGTTTTGCATAATTCGTAGCCATTGAAATTACTAAGTTTTTCGGGGCAAAAAAATGGATTCACCCCAATCCTGTCGAATAGTAGAGTTACCACACTAAACCACCAACAAGAAAGAAAGGTGAATCCAGTGGATACTATTCGACAAATGATGCTGTTTTCCTTTGAAGATCTGTACAAAATGCAATCTGAAACTCGGTTGGAACTGGCGCTCAAGGAGCTGAAGATTCCAGCAGGATTCGGAAATCTCTTCAAAGCTTCCAATGAGCGAGGTCCGAAGGGTTACTCTCCCAAGTCCATGCTGTATGCAATCTTTGCCATGCGGATTGAGGGTGTTCCAAACATCAGCGCCCTGGTAAGGCGTCTGAAGTCAGACCTGGGATTCCGATATGCCTGTGGCTTTGATGTCTTAGGCAAAACCCCTTCCGTATCGTGCTTCTCAAGATTTCTCCACAAGCTTGAATCAACCGGCATTCTGCTGGACATGTTCCATGAAGCGGTTGAAGATGCCAGAGAGTGCAAAATACTTTCCTTAGAGGCTGTTGCAATTGACGCTACAGCGATTGATGCATTTGAAGCACCAGCCCCGAAAGCCAAGCTCATTGATGATGGAAAGCATCCGAACTGGGGCATGAAACGGGATACCCATGGCAACACTTTCCGTTGGTTTGGCTGGAAGTACCATCTGATCTGCGATGCAGCTAGTGGCCTACCGATTGCCTACCACATTACGCCAGCCTCGGTTCATGATGCGGCTGCCGTTAAGGAACTGATGGATTCTCTTGCGATAAAGCATCCTGAAATCAAGTCGAAGTACTGGCTCTACGATTCCGGATACGACTCTGCATGGCTCTACGAGGAAGTAATCAAAAACAGAAACGGACATCCGATCATTGCATTCAACGGGCGTGGGTCATTGGCTCCACCGGCAGGGTTTGATGAAAAGCTGCATCCCGTGTGCTCCGGTGGAAAGACAATCCTAGGATCCTCAGCTATCCGATTCGCAGTTCAGAAGCATGGAAGAAGATCTACAATAAGAGAACTTCAGTGGAACGGCTGAACAATCTTTTGAAGAACAACCTGGGTGCCAACAATCTCCGAAACGCAGGAATCAAGATGACAGAGTGTTGGTTGTTGATCAGCATGATAGCGCTTTATGCAGGAACAAAAGCAGTTATGAAGCTTAGCGCAGCAAAAATGGCAGCATAGGAACGACTGGGACTGATTTGGATGGATAGTAGTAATTTTTTTCAACCTGATTGTTTTCAGGAAGCGTGTTGTCATTCACAATCGGGAATTATGC
Proteins encoded in this region:
- a CDS encoding cysteine hydrolase, with product MLNKKETALIVIDMQYGGGAPDGSLVKMLNVDVTKQEDIVTPMVMLKDFFNENEMLVVNIKTEYEEDFSDWQMLDNRFEVKKLQHFVKGSLDAEIIPPLIPRDGEELIVKNRWNAFFNTNLNTLLKQKNITNLVVVGAATDVCVLDTVSYAFSLNYNCIVPIETTASFNAERKKMGLEMLRFGRSEVVNVEEVYKMFK
- a CDS encoding transposase — translated: MDTIRQMMLFSFEDLYKMQSETRLELALKELKIPAGFGNLFKASNERGPKGYSPKSMLYAIFAMRIEGVPNISALVRRLKSDLGFRYACGFDVLGKTPSVSCFSRFLHKLESTGILLDMFHEAVEDARECKILSLEAVAIDATAIDAFEAPAPKAKLIDDGKHPNWGMKRDTHGNTFRWFGWKYHLICDAASGLPIAYHITPASVHDAAAVKELMDSLAIKHPEIKSKYWLYDSGYDSAWLYEEVIKNRNGHPIIAFNGRGSLAPPAGFDEKLHPVCSGGKTILGSSAIRFAVQKHGRRSTIRELQWNG
- a CDS encoding transposase, which encodes MLRWKDNPRILSYPIRSSEAWKKIYNKRTSVERLNNLLKNNLGANNLRNAGIKMTECWLLISMIALYAGTKAVMKLSAAKMAA